One Streptomyces sp. V4I8 genomic window carries:
- a CDS encoding aminotransferase class V-fold PLP-dependent enzyme, protein METFESLVRAEFAPKNVYLNTASNALLPARTVTALNRAVRMRAEGTPLGPLYEDVEAVRASFARLAGVPVERVSTGASVAEYGGLIAAALPAGAEVLTAEADFASLVNPFHMRGDLKVRAVPLDRLAESVRPDTALVAVSAAQSADGRIADLTAVRAAALAHGARTYVDASQSAGWLPLEAGAYDFVAAVGFKWLLGPHGVAFCVVPEDFGGLTPLLAGWVAGELPWDSCYGPVEDLAHSARRFDISPSLFSHAGLRTSLELIEELGVSAIQAHDLDLADRFRAGLATLGHEPVPSPGSAIVSVPGLGHRQPELSAAGIEVSNRAGNLRAAFHLYNTAADVERLLDVLSSSTTRR, encoded by the coding sequence ATGGAGACCTTCGAGAGCCTGGTCCGTGCCGAGTTCGCCCCGAAGAACGTCTATCTCAACACCGCGAGCAACGCCCTGCTGCCGGCCCGCACCGTCACCGCCCTGAACCGGGCCGTGCGGATGCGGGCTGAGGGCACTCCGCTCGGCCCTCTGTACGAGGATGTGGAGGCCGTCCGCGCCTCCTTCGCCCGGCTGGCCGGTGTGCCCGTCGAGCGGGTCTCGACCGGGGCCTCGGTCGCCGAGTACGGCGGGCTGATCGCCGCCGCGCTGCCCGCCGGAGCCGAAGTCCTCACCGCGGAGGCCGACTTCGCCTCCCTCGTGAACCCCTTCCACATGCGCGGCGACCTCAAGGTGCGTGCCGTCCCGCTGGACCGCCTCGCCGAGTCCGTCCGCCCGGACACCGCCCTCGTCGCCGTCAGCGCCGCGCAGTCCGCCGACGGCCGGATCGCCGACCTGACCGCCGTGCGCGCGGCGGCCCTGGCACACGGGGCGCGAACCTATGTCGACGCCTCCCAGTCGGCCGGATGGCTGCCGCTGGAGGCCGGGGCGTACGACTTCGTCGCCGCCGTCGGCTTCAAGTGGCTGCTCGGCCCGCACGGCGTCGCGTTCTGCGTCGTCCCGGAGGACTTCGGCGGGCTGACGCCGCTGCTCGCCGGCTGGGTCGCCGGGGAGCTCCCCTGGGACAGCTGCTACGGCCCCGTCGAGGACCTCGCCCACTCCGCACGGCGTTTCGACATCAGCCCCAGCCTCTTCAGCCACGCCGGGCTGCGTACGTCCCTGGAGCTGATCGAGGAACTGGGCGTCTCCGCCATCCAGGCCCACGACCTCGACCTCGCCGACCGCTTCCGCGCGGGCCTCGCGACCCTCGGCCACGAACCGGTGCCCTCGCCCGGCTCGGCCATCGTCTCCGTGCCCGGACTCGGCCACCGCCAGCCCGAGTTGAGCGCCGCCGGCATCGAGGTCTCCAACCGTGCGGGCAACCTGCGCGCGGCCTTCCACCTCTACAACACGGCGGCGGATGTCGAACGCCTGCTGGACGTCCTGTCCTCGTCAACTACCCGGCGCTAA
- a CDS encoding DUF1349 domain-containing protein — MDVELPELPFPLRTYGPDGHWAYEDGILSGWAGPRQDRFVPPTGEGLDPASDAPRLLGAPEGDFQLIARVTVGFAVAFDAGVLYVHVGERAWAKLCLEYSPDVPTVCTVVTRGHSDDANSFTVEGSSVWLRVSRTGRAFAFHASRGGERWTFVRLFTLGDEKETDAALVGFMTQSPMGEGCVVTYDHLEFRADWPKDLRDGS; from the coding sequence ATGGACGTGGAACTTCCTGAACTGCCTTTTCCCCTCCGCACCTATGGCCCCGACGGCCACTGGGCCTACGAGGACGGCATCCTCTCCGGATGGGCCGGCCCCCGCCAGGACCGCTTCGTGCCGCCCACCGGTGAGGGGCTCGACCCGGCCTCGGACGCGCCGCGGCTTCTCGGTGCGCCCGAGGGGGACTTCCAGCTCATCGCGAGGGTCACCGTCGGGTTCGCCGTGGCCTTCGATGCCGGGGTGCTCTACGTCCATGTCGGGGAGCGGGCGTGGGCCAAGCTCTGCCTGGAGTACTCCCCGGACGTGCCGACCGTCTGCACGGTGGTCACCCGGGGGCACTCCGACGACGCCAACTCCTTCACGGTGGAGGGGAGTTCGGTCTGGCTGCGGGTGAGCCGGACCGGGCGGGCCTTCGCCTTCCACGCCTCCCGTGGCGGCGAGCGCTGGACCTTCGTCCGGCTCTTCACGCTGGGGGACGAGAAGGAGACCGACGCGGCCCTGGTCGGCTTCATGACGCAGTCGCCGATGGGGGAGGGGTGTGTCGTGACGTACGACCACCTGGAGTTCAGGGCCGACTGGCCGAAGGACCTGCGAGACGGAAGCTGA
- a CDS encoding DsbA family oxidoreductase — MRVEIWSDIACPWCYVGKARFEKALDAFPHRDQVEVVHRSFELDPGRAKGDIQPVITMLTRKYGMSAAQAQAGEENLGAQAAAEGLEYRTEGRDHGNTFDMHRLLHLAKEQGRQDALIQAFYRANFAEERSVFSEGDERLVELAVAAGLDADDVRGVLADPDAYADDVRADEREAAELGASGVPFFVLDRRFGVSGAQPAEVFEQALTQAWGDRSPLRLIDQGDADACGPDGCAVPQR; from the coding sequence ATGCGCGTCGAGATCTGGAGCGACATCGCCTGCCCCTGGTGCTACGTGGGCAAGGCCCGCTTCGAGAAGGCGCTCGACGCCTTCCCGCACCGCGACCAGGTCGAGGTGGTGCACCGCTCGTTCGAGCTGGACCCCGGACGCGCCAAGGGCGACATCCAGCCCGTGATCACCATGCTCACCAGGAAGTACGGCATGAGCGCGGCGCAGGCGCAGGCCGGCGAGGAGAACCTCGGCGCGCAGGCCGCCGCGGAGGGACTCGAATACCGCACCGAGGGCCGCGACCACGGCAACACCTTCGACATGCACCGGCTGCTGCACCTCGCCAAGGAGCAGGGCAGGCAGGACGCGCTGATCCAGGCCTTCTACCGGGCGAACTTCGCCGAGGAGCGGTCCGTCTTCTCCGAGGGTGACGAGCGGCTCGTGGAGCTGGCCGTCGCCGCCGGGCTCGACGCCGACGACGTCCGGGGGGTCCTCGCCGACCCGGACGCCTACGCCGACGACGTCCGCGCCGACGAGCGCGAGGCCGCCGAGCTCGGCGCCAGCGGTGTGCCCTTCTTCGTCCTGGACCGCAGGTTCGGCGTCTCCGGCGCCCAGCCCGCCGAGGTCTTCGAGCAGGCACTGACGCAGGCGTGGGGCGACCGGTCGCCGCTTCGGCTCATCGACCAGGGCGACGCGGACGCGTGCGGCCCCGACGGGTGCGCGGTGCCGCAGCGCTGA
- a CDS encoding MFS transporter, whose protein sequence is MSMNQTLKGDELAPSTGGLEPKGPSAALTLTAGLLGFALVCLDASIVNVALPAMGSSLGGGMSGLQWVVDAYTLAFAALMLSTGAFSDRAGASRAYALGTAVFTLASAACGLAPNLPALIGARVVQGVAAAVVLPASLSLVRQAYADPARRARAVAVWAAGGSAAVALGPVVGGVLTTAWDWRGIFFVNLPVGALILVLLLRAPRSERRPAPLDLPGQVTAVVALTALTFAVIEGGTAGWAALAVAVVAAAAFLRVEARRPHPLVPLGLFRNRTVAVTVAAGAAVSVAFYSMVFVFSLFFQQVQGRSALQAGLMFLPMTGLIAVTNVVAGKLAGRHGARLPMLVGQGLAVAGLLAMLYVDAGTPPALVAVLLVPMALGCALTVPPLTAAMMDAVPAERAGLAAGVLNAARQMAGALGIAVFGALISDGFVAGMRLSLVISAALLAVTGLLSFRLAGPSASRP, encoded by the coding sequence ATGTCGATGAACCAGACCCTCAAGGGCGACGAACTCGCCCCCTCCACAGGCGGGTTGGAGCCCAAGGGGCCCTCCGCCGCCCTCACCCTCACCGCCGGGCTCCTCGGCTTCGCGCTGGTCTGCCTGGACGCGTCCATCGTGAACGTGGCCCTGCCCGCGATGGGTTCCTCCCTCGGGGGCGGAATGTCGGGCCTGCAGTGGGTGGTGGACGCCTACACCCTGGCGTTCGCCGCGCTGATGCTGTCCACCGGGGCGTTCTCGGACCGGGCGGGGGCGAGCCGGGCGTACGCGCTCGGTACCGCCGTCTTCACGCTCGCCTCGGCGGCCTGCGGTCTGGCGCCGAACCTGCCCGCGCTGATCGGCGCGCGGGTGGTGCAGGGCGTGGCGGCGGCCGTCGTGCTCCCGGCCTCGCTGTCGCTGGTGCGGCAGGCGTACGCCGATCCGGCCCGGCGGGCGCGCGCGGTGGCCGTGTGGGCGGCGGGCGGTTCGGCGGCGGTGGCGCTTGGGCCGGTGGTGGGGGGCGTGCTGACCACGGCCTGGGACTGGCGGGGGATCTTCTTCGTCAACCTTCCCGTCGGCGCGCTCATCCTCGTGCTCCTGCTCCGGGCCCCGCGCTCGGAACGCCGCCCCGCGCCGCTGGACCTGCCCGGCCAGGTGACGGCGGTCGTGGCCCTCACCGCGCTGACGTTCGCGGTGATCGAGGGCGGGACGGCGGGCTGGGCGGCACTGGCGGTGGCCGTGGTGGCCGCGGCCGCGTTCCTCAGGGTCGAGGCACGCCGGCCGCACCCGCTCGTCCCCCTGGGCCTCTTCCGCAACCGGACCGTCGCGGTGACGGTGGCGGCGGGCGCGGCCGTCAGCGTGGCCTTCTACAGCATGGTGTTCGTCTTCTCGCTCTTCTTCCAGCAGGTGCAGGGCCGTTCCGCACTCCAGGCCGGCCTGATGTTCCTGCCGATGACCGGCCTGATCGCGGTGACGAACGTGGTGGCGGGCAAGCTCGCGGGACGCCACGGAGCCCGGCTGCCCATGCTGGTGGGCCAGGGCCTGGCCGTCGCGGGACTGCTCGCGATGCTGTACGTCGACGCCGGCACGCCCCCGGCTCTGGTCGCCGTGCTCCTCGTCCCCATGGCCCTGGGCTGCGCGCTCACGGTGCCGCCGCTGACGGCGGCCATGATGGACGCCGTACCCGCCGAACGGGCGGGCCTGGCGGCCGGCGTGCTCAACGCCGCTCGGCAGATGGCCGGGGCGCTGGGCATCGCCGTCTTCGGGGCGCTGATCTCCGACGGTTTCGTCGCGGGGATGCGCCTGAGCCTGGTGATCAGCGCGGCCCTGCTCGCCGTGACCGGCCTGCTCAGCTTCCGTCTCGCAGGTCCTTCGGCCAGTCGGCCCTGA
- a CDS encoding GNAT family N-acetyltransferase, whose product MDVELREVHDSDLPVFYRQLNDPEALRMAAFTPKDPADRDAFDEHWKRIRSSSDVLRTILADGDVVGSAAVYGEPGEREVTYWVDRAYWGRGVATAALRGLLAEVAERPLYARAAADNEGSLRVLRKCGFRVTAQARGFANARGEEIDEVVLHLEG is encoded by the coding sequence ATGGATGTGGAACTCCGCGAGGTGCACGACAGCGACCTGCCGGTCTTCTACCGGCAGTTGAACGACCCGGAGGCCCTGCGCATGGCGGCCTTCACCCCCAAGGACCCGGCCGACCGGGACGCTTTCGACGAGCACTGGAAACGGATCCGGTCCTCGTCGGACGTCCTGCGCACGATCCTGGCCGACGGCGATGTGGTGGGCAGCGCGGCCGTGTACGGGGAGCCGGGCGAGCGGGAGGTGACCTACTGGGTCGACCGCGCGTACTGGGGGCGCGGTGTCGCCACGGCCGCCCTGCGGGGGCTGCTCGCCGAGGTCGCCGAACGCCCGCTGTACGCGCGTGCGGCGGCGGACAACGAGGGCTCGCTGCGGGTGTTGCGCAAGTGCGGGTTCCGGGTGACCGCGCAGGCCAGGGGCTTCGCCAACGCGCGGGGCGAGGAGATCGACGAGGTCGTCCTCCACCTGGAGGGCTGA
- a CDS encoding ISAzo13 family transposase has protein sequence MLEGVEAALAAKFEALFPHLDERQRRLAIGAEARSLGHGGIRVVARAAGVREGTVSRGVAELESGAAPLGRARREGGGRKRAVELDPGLRPALLALVEPDMRGDPMSPLRWTVKSTRHLAAELTGQGHRISAETVADLLREEGFSLQGNAKTVEGRQHPDRDGQFRYINERAKEYQAAGDPVVSVDTKKKEVVGNYKNAGGEWHRKGEPVRVRTHDFPDPELGKAIPYGIYDLAADTGWVSVGTDHDTAAFAVESIRRWWNSQGRGAYPHARRLLVTADAGGSNGYRTRAWKAELAALALQTGLDITVCHFPPGTSKWNKVEHRLFSHITMNWRGRPLTSHEVIVNSIAATTTRTGLTVHAELDTGAYETGVRISDRQLDALPLHRHEWHGDWNYTLRPEAYTQVSDAPDPFDQPSPDLAWLCHPTLTGMPAPEWEALITTLTTLHESQRETALDKRRGHRPRVKGDGTTGRRPILTLADRLLATLLHQRLGLPQVAIARLFGVTPFTINRRIRDIRQLLEAAGHTIQPADQHLATLDDLRCLASTAGITIPTEIKTAS, from the coding sequence ATGCTGGAGGGGGTTGAGGCGGCTCTGGCCGCGAAGTTCGAGGCGTTGTTCCCGCACTTGGACGAGCGTCAGCGCCGGTTGGCCATAGGGGCGGAGGCCCGGTCGCTGGGGCATGGCGGGATCCGGGTGGTGGCCCGTGCGGCCGGGGTGCGTGAGGGCACCGTCTCCCGTGGGGTTGCTGAACTGGAGTCCGGGGCAGCCCCGTTGGGCCGGGCCCGCCGGGAAGGCGGAGGCCGCAAGCGTGCGGTGGAGCTCGATCCGGGACTGCGGCCCGCGCTGCTGGCCCTTGTCGAGCCGGACATGCGGGGTGATCCGATGTCGCCACTGCGCTGGACGGTGAAGTCGACCCGTCACCTGGCCGCCGAGCTGACCGGGCAGGGCCACCGCATCTCGGCGGAGACCGTGGCCGACCTGCTGCGTGAGGAGGGCTTCAGTCTCCAGGGCAACGCCAAGACCGTAGAGGGCAGGCAACACCCGGACCGCGATGGCCAGTTCCGCTACATCAACGAGCGGGCCAAGGAGTATCAGGCTGCCGGGGACCCGGTGGTCAGCGTCGACACCAAGAAGAAGGAAGTCGTCGGCAACTACAAGAACGCCGGCGGCGAGTGGCACCGCAAGGGCGAACCGGTCCGGGTGCGGACGCACGACTTCCCGGACCCGGAGCTGGGCAAGGCCATCCCGTACGGGATCTACGATCTGGCCGCGGACACCGGATGGGTCAGCGTCGGCACCGACCACGACACTGCAGCGTTCGCCGTGGAGTCCATCCGCCGCTGGTGGAACAGCCAGGGGCGGGGCGCCTATCCGCACGCGCGGCGGCTGCTGGTCACCGCGGACGCGGGCGGCTCGAACGGCTACCGCACCCGCGCCTGGAAAGCCGAACTCGCCGCCCTGGCCCTTCAGACGGGCCTGGACATCACCGTCTGTCACTTTCCGCCAGGTACTTCAAAATGGAACAAGGTGGAGCACCGGCTGTTCTCCCACATCACCATGAACTGGCGCGGCAGGCCGCTGACCAGCCACGAAGTCATCGTGAACAGCATCGCCGCGACGACCACCCGGACCGGGCTGACGGTGCACGCCGAACTCGACACAGGCGCCTACGAGACCGGAGTCCGGATCAGTGACCGGCAGCTGGATGCCCTGCCCCTGCACCGCCACGAATGGCACGGTGACTGGAACTACACACTGCGGCCCGAGGCATACACCCAGGTCAGCGACGCACCGGACCCCTTCGACCAGCCCAGCCCCGACCTCGCCTGGCTCTGCCACCCCACCCTGACCGGCATGCCGGCCCCAGAGTGGGAAGCCCTGATCACCACGCTCACCACCCTCCACGAGAGCCAACGCGAGACGGCGCTGGACAAGCGGCGCGGCCATCGCCCACGAGTCAAAGGCGACGGCACCACCGGCCGCCGCCCCATCCTCACCCTCGCCGACCGGCTCCTGGCCACCCTCCTCCACCAGCGACTCGGGCTCCCGCAGGTCGCCATCGCCCGCCTCTTCGGCGTCACGCCATTCACCATCAACCGGCGCATTCGCGACATCCGCCAGCTCCTCGAGGCAGCCGGGCACACCATTCAACCCGCCGACCAGCACCTCGCCACCCTCGACGACCTCCGCTGCCTCGCCAGCACGGCAGGCATCACCATCCCTACAGAGATCAAGACGGCGAGTTAA
- a CDS encoding aldehyde dehydrogenase (NADP(+)), with translation MAAAPVWSVDPRTGKQREQVAVEATAQEVNATVRAAHEARGALADRTVRAAFLRTAADELQAAKDHLVEAADAETALGPVRLTGELARTCYQLRSFADIVDEGAFLDVVIDHPDDTATPPIPDLRRYKVSLGVVAVYSASNFPFAFSVAGGDTASALGAGCPVVVKAHPDHPALSELVASVLRRAAAAHGIPEGVIGLVHGFEAGIELIKHPLITAAGFTGSIRGGRALFDAAAARPVPIPFHGELGSLNPVVITEAAAAERAEAIGTGLAGSMTLGVGQFCVKPGLVLVPSGAAGDGLVKSLTDAVSDTDSGVLLDHRMRDNFIAGVAERAELPDVETPVTPGAGGEHTVSAGFLTVAAEKLASEGAYDLLLEECFGPVTVVVRYDDDTQAQAVLSRLPGNLTATVHLSAEEAAGEGRGAEILAELTPLAGRVLVNGWPTGVAVAPAQHHGGPYPATTSTSTSVGGTAIERWMRPVAYQGAPEALLPPELRDDNPLGLPRRFNGRLER, from the coding sequence GTGGCAGCAGCACCAGTCTGGAGTGTCGACCCCCGAACCGGGAAGCAGCGTGAACAGGTTGCGGTGGAGGCCACAGCCCAGGAGGTGAACGCCACCGTCCGCGCCGCGCACGAGGCGCGCGGCGCCCTCGCCGACCGCACGGTCCGCGCGGCCTTCCTGCGCACCGCCGCCGACGAGCTCCAGGCGGCCAAGGACCACCTCGTCGAGGCCGCCGACGCCGAGACGGCGCTCGGCCCGGTCCGCCTCACCGGCGAACTCGCCCGCACCTGCTACCAGCTGCGGTCCTTCGCGGACATCGTCGACGAGGGCGCCTTCCTCGACGTCGTGATCGACCACCCCGACGACACCGCGACCCCGCCGATCCCGGATCTGCGCCGCTACAAGGTGTCCCTCGGTGTCGTCGCCGTCTACTCGGCGTCCAACTTCCCCTTCGCCTTCTCCGTCGCCGGTGGCGACACCGCGAGCGCCCTGGGCGCGGGCTGCCCGGTCGTCGTCAAGGCCCACCCCGACCACCCGGCCCTGTCCGAGCTGGTCGCGTCCGTCCTGCGGCGGGCCGCCGCCGCGCACGGCATCCCCGAGGGTGTCATCGGCCTCGTCCACGGCTTCGAGGCGGGCATCGAGCTGATCAAGCACCCGCTGATCACCGCGGCCGGCTTCACCGGTTCGATCCGGGGTGGCCGTGCCCTCTTCGACGCGGCGGCCGCGCGGCCGGTGCCGATCCCCTTCCACGGCGAGCTGGGCTCCCTGAACCCGGTCGTGATCACCGAGGCCGCCGCCGCGGAGCGTGCCGAGGCGATCGGCACCGGGCTGGCCGGGTCCATGACGCTGGGCGTCGGACAGTTCTGTGTGAAGCCGGGCCTGGTGCTGGTGCCGTCCGGCGCCGCGGGTGACGGCCTGGTCAAGTCACTCACGGACGCCGTCAGCGACACCGACTCCGGTGTCCTCCTCGACCACCGCATGCGGGACAACTTCATCGCCGGGGTCGCCGAGCGTGCCGAGCTCCCCGACGTGGAGACCCCGGTGACGCCGGGCGCCGGCGGTGAGCACACCGTGAGCGCGGGCTTCCTCACGGTCGCCGCCGAGAAGCTCGCGAGCGAGGGGGCGTACGACCTGCTCCTGGAGGAGTGCTTCGGTCCGGTGACCGTCGTGGTCCGCTACGACGACGACACGCAGGCGCAGGCCGTGCTGTCCCGGCTGCCGGGCAACCTCACGGCGACGGTTCATCTGTCGGCCGAGGAGGCGGCGGGCGAGGGACGGGGCGCGGAGATCCTCGCGGAGCTGACGCCGCTGGCCGGGCGCGTGCTGGTGAACGGGTGGCCGACGGGGGTTGCCGTGGCGCCGGCCCAGCACCACGGTGGGCCTTACCCGGCGACGACCTCGACGTCGACCTCCGTCGGCGGTACGGCAATCGAGCGCTGGATGAGGCCGGTCGCCTACCAGGGCGCCCCCGAGGCGCTGCTGCCGCCGGAGCTGCGGGACGACAACCCCCTCGGTCTGCCGCGCCGCTTCAACGGTCGCCTCGAACGCTGA
- a CDS encoding N-acetyltransferase family protein, whose translation MISERVRPGRVIRTAVPAEVESIVTLHARARATYYPDGVPDDGTDWHGAWRGAVERPDGHVLCVVEQGRIIALASFRTPEGGTADTVKLFQFHVDPDHWRGGVGTALHTACVEEWRADGKRTAVLDVHVDNRRAQAFYARQGWVPDPENPPAEGDHHLFLRFSVTGE comes from the coding sequence ATGATCAGCGAACGAGTCAGGCCGGGCAGGGTCATCCGCACCGCAGTGCCCGCCGAGGTGGAGTCCATCGTCACGCTGCACGCACGGGCGCGGGCGACGTACTACCCCGACGGCGTCCCGGACGACGGCACCGACTGGCACGGCGCCTGGCGCGGCGCCGTCGAGCGGCCCGACGGACACGTCCTGTGCGTGGTCGAGCAGGGCCGGATCATCGCGCTCGCCTCCTTTCGCACCCCGGAGGGCGGCACCGCGGACACGGTCAAGCTCTTCCAGTTCCATGTCGACCCCGACCACTGGCGCGGCGGTGTCGGTACGGCCCTGCACACGGCGTGCGTCGAGGAGTGGCGGGCCGACGGCAAGCGCACGGCCGTCCTCGACGTGCATGTCGACAACCGGCGGGCCCAGGCCTTCTACGCCCGGCAGGGCTGGGTCCCGGACCCGGAGAACCCGCCCGCCGAGGGCGATCACCATCTCTTCCTGCGCTTCTCCGTGACCGGGGAATGA
- a CDS encoding IclR family transcriptional regulator: protein MSAGETGGGAQVKSAVRTVELLEYFAGRPGMHSLASVQEAVGYPKSSLYMLLRTLVELGWVETDATGTRYGIGVRALLVGTSYIDGDEVVAAARPTLDRLSDDTTETIHLARLDGTNVVYLATRQSQHYLRPFTRVGRRLPAHSTSLGKALLSTYSDEQVRKLLPETLPALTENTLTDREKLIEELHQIREQGFAVDREENTLGLRCFGVAIPYRTPARDAISCSVPVARLTPAHEQLVKDALFDARDRLTLATRRL from the coding sequence ATGTCGGCTGGCGAGACGGGCGGCGGGGCGCAGGTCAAGTCCGCGGTACGGACGGTTGAACTGCTGGAATACTTCGCCGGACGCCCCGGCATGCACTCCCTCGCGTCGGTCCAGGAGGCCGTCGGATACCCCAAGTCCAGTCTCTACATGTTGCTGCGCACGCTCGTCGAGCTGGGCTGGGTGGAGACGGACGCGACGGGCACGCGGTACGGCATCGGCGTCCGGGCGCTGCTGGTCGGCACGTCGTACATCGACGGCGACGAGGTGGTCGCGGCGGCGCGTCCGACGCTGGACCGCCTGTCGGACGACACGACCGAGACGATCCACCTGGCGCGTCTGGACGGCACGAACGTCGTCTACCTCGCCACCCGCCAGTCCCAGCACTATCTGCGCCCCTTCACCCGGGTCGGCCGCCGCCTCCCGGCGCACTCCACCTCCCTCGGCAAGGCGCTGCTGAGCACCTACTCGGACGAACAGGTCCGCAAACTGCTCCCGGAGACGCTCCCCGCGCTGACCGAGAACACCCTCACCGACCGCGAGAAGCTCATCGAGGAACTGCACCAGATCCGGGAGCAGGGCTTCGCCGTGGACCGCGAGGAGAACACGCTGGGGCTGCGCTGCTTCGGCGTGGCGATCCCGTACCGCACCCCGGCCCGGGACGCGATCAGCTGCTCGGTGCCGGTGGCGCGGCTGACGCCCGCCCATGAGCAGCTGGTGAAGGACGCGCTGTTCGACGCGCGGGACCGGCTGACGCTGGCCACTCGACGGCTCTGA
- a CDS encoding GlxA family transcriptional regulator translates to MSPSRAPHRVAVVAPSPVSMFNLAIPEMLFGKVEVDGRPGYEVVICAAEPGPVPTSGGLDLYVRHGLDAVREADTVLVAGTGEPFEPESRIVTAVREAAADGRRIASLCTGAFQLAEAGLLHGRRATTYWAHADELRRRYPHVQLCGDVLYVQDGPYVTSSGYAAGIDLCLHIIRTDYGAAVANEVARRALVAPVRPGGQTQFTQTPLPPERGTACADTRGWAMRNLDKPLTLTDLARHAGVSVRTLTRRFHAESGVSPLQWLLHQRIERAKELLETTGLPMDQVAHASGLGTADSLRGHLVRRTGLTPSAYRAQFSRLGTGAPAVTSSVA, encoded by the coding sequence ATGTCCCCGTCGCGCGCCCCGCACCGCGTCGCCGTCGTCGCGCCCTCGCCCGTCTCGATGTTCAACCTCGCCATCCCCGAGATGCTGTTCGGCAAGGTCGAGGTCGACGGGCGGCCGGGCTACGAGGTGGTCATCTGCGCGGCCGAGCCGGGCCCGGTGCCCACCAGCGGCGGGCTCGACCTGTACGTCCGTCATGGGCTCGACGCCGTGCGCGAGGCGGACACGGTGCTCGTCGCCGGGACCGGGGAGCCCTTCGAGCCGGAGTCGCGGATCGTGACCGCCGTCCGGGAGGCGGCCGCCGACGGCAGGCGGATCGCGTCCCTGTGCACCGGCGCCTTCCAGCTCGCCGAGGCGGGCCTGCTGCACGGCCGCAGGGCCACGACGTACTGGGCGCACGCCGACGAGCTGCGCCGCCGCTACCCGCACGTCCAGCTCTGCGGGGACGTGCTGTACGTCCAGGACGGGCCGTACGTCACCTCCTCCGGCTACGCCGCCGGGATCGACCTGTGCCTGCACATCATCCGCACCGACTACGGCGCCGCCGTCGCCAACGAGGTCGCCCGGCGTGCCCTCGTCGCGCCCGTACGGCCCGGCGGCCAGACCCAGTTCACCCAGACCCCGCTGCCGCCCGAGCGGGGTACTGCCTGCGCCGACACCCGCGGCTGGGCCATGCGCAACCTCGACAAGCCGCTCACCCTCACCGACCTGGCCCGCCACGCCGGCGTCAGCGTCCGCACCCTCACCCGCCGCTTCCACGCCGAGAGCGGGGTGAGCCCGTTGCAGTGGCTGCTCCACCAGCGCATCGAGCGCGCCAAGGAGCTGCTGGAGACCACCGGCCTGCCCATGGACCAGGTGGCCCACGCCAGCGGCCTGGGCACGGCCGACTCGCTGCGAGGGCATCTGGTCCGGCGGACGGGGCTGACGCCCAGCGCCTATCGGGCGCAGTTCAGCCGGCTCGGAACCGGAGCACCGGCGGTCACGTCCTCCGTTGCATGA